atcgaggcctACAATCCAAGCATCAAGACACTTttgcatcggcatcttcgagtcctctcggtgtatgACCCAtctctttgttcattcaattttttttactcCTATTTTAGTGTCTcgaattagttgtatgctctaaacACATTTCTCAATTGCATAAGcattgtatttaaatttataagttttatttatgttcgttacttcacatgcatgttagcatggcttcgtcaccttcaaGTGTCGGCCAGCATGTGCCTACCTCAGGTATTTGGAGGATATCGGGGTTGGGTGTGTCACCTAATCTAAATGCAATAACAACAAAATTCCAACTCACGTTTCTcacaaaaaatagaagaaatttaaaccctaatctaaatgcaataacaaaaaaaattccaactcaCATTTctcacatttaaaaaaaaaaaaaaaaaaaaaaaaaaaaaaaaaaaaaagaaagaaagaaagaaagaagaagaaattaggGTCCAATATTCATCCATGAGAACCAAATTCTGGAGGGAAGGAAAAAGTGGCAACGCATAAAGGACTAGACCTTACATAATATGTTGTAGGTTCCAAGTACAACTATTATAAAATGCAGTTGTTACTTCATTTCCGCACACTGCAACATTGACATCGGATAATAGAGATCAAAGAGAAACCACAAGTGAACACTCAAAGATAAACAACTCGCCACTCCAAGGAATCCACCAAAGAGATAAGAGCTTAAGGATAGGAAGAAAAACACTCTTCAATAAACCAAGTTTAAAAGTAATTCTTAATTTCTGAATCATTCATTTCCGTACATGTGTAGGGATTTTAAATAGTCTACACATGGAACAACCTTCCATGAATAGGTTAACTACCTTTATTAAAGTTCATACATGAACCATGACTTAAAAATATGCATGAACTTAATTTAATACTAATCATGACTTAAATGAAAATATGAACCATCTTTGAATTAAATATGATGATGCACCATGTAATAATTTGGACGAGTCCAAATTTGATGTCATACGCTTCTACTGCTCGATAACTCGTCCCCAAGTTTTGTTTAGTCTTCCTCGATCTTTTGGATGTCCAACTAAGTTTTTccacttcatccaatttaacacCAATAAATTTGTTTAGTCTTCCAAATATTGCTAGTTTTTTCATATTAACAGATATCAACTTAAGCTTAATTAACAAAGAGGAATAATTAAACACATTTCATCATTATTTTCTTCAGTTATATGAAACACAACAATAACCATGATTTTCTTTCATTGTTGGAATGCTTAACAAGAAGGAACGATATATAAGACAACGACAGGAACTGAGAATGTCTAACAAATAACAGCTCTACAAACTCAACCGAACAGCAAAATTCCTACTCACATTTCTcacaaaaaagagagaagaaattaGGGTCCAATATCTCCATCCATGAGATGAGAATTCTAgagggaaagaagaaaaatgtggCAAAATAGAAGGGACTAGGCCCTACATTAATATGTTGCAGGTTTCAAGTAGAACTGTTATATATTGCACTTAGTTACTTCATTTCCGCAAACTGCAACATCGAaaatggttgaacttgagcattgacaaaaaaagttgaaaaccaaacATAAACATTTACAGTCTCCACCGAGAAATATGCCAAGGCTTGAAAACACTATGAAACCATCATATTTCCAAGAGCTCAAGGAAAGATGCGGATGATCTTTGATTTCTTCCCCAAGACTTGAGCAAATTGTTGTGAAGTCTGTTTGGGTGAAGATTTCTCGGGAGAAGGCTCCTCAGACCTCAGCACAGCTCCCTAAAGGATTGGCACTTTGGAGGTGTAGTCGGGCTCTTGCTTGTTGATGTGCTATAAGAAgaggacaaagttagttctgaaaggtgcctttgtagggccttaggtgtaggccttgaacCTCGCAATCGAAACTAACTGAGTGCTAGGTAtgccactgctatctcagtatagcagatgtaAAACAAGTGGTtttaagtcgattacttgctccccaagttactcggactccttgttatcaaaggattgtcgtggatggattaagtccacattaaattctttttcttgccttgtaaacaaggacttttagttcatagtcttgtatgttcGAATGAAGGGAGTCCAGATCCCCTTAAGTCATTTACTTGgttcttgattgattttaatgataaCATATCTATTAAACTAACCAGATCCAAATGCAAATGGAACTCTTAAAATAGGAAAACTGATGGAAATAGCTTGAATACATACATGagaatgcattaagtaatagatctacAACTTTAGATAACAAGCAAAAAGCTTcgagcaagatttcaccttgtatggcaaggttgaacctcttgcaatcgcttctctttgaattaataggggtttatatgctaaaaagggatggatggtaaacaagtttacacaagggaatcgATATTACGCCACTAAGGGAGATAGCAGAGTTTTAAACTTAACAAGAGATAGCTTGTCGCTAAAAAGGACTGAATCTGGGTTGATATcagcttttggatgcaaatctggctttagagcagagtttgtatgtttgtttgtttgattggttgagtgtccttgtcaaTGGGGCAttttcctccttttataggcagaTTAGCCCGACTACTATTACTTTGTTCTTACCCGAAAGCACttggagggtagtgagtcatcagttttttacttgtaatgccACTGAAAAGTGTTCTTTGGCTGATAGTAGGTTAGTCTCTatcacttgtcacttcaatgGCAAGCACGTGGCTTGTATTTTGGCTGAGAAGGCTTCAATTTGCTTATGGGCTAAGTGTTAGGCTTCAAGCAAGTCTCCTTTAATCAGGTATTCTTGGGCTTTTCTTCATCGAAgtccaatgttcaaatattaactcAAACAAAGTCATTCAAAGTTACGACACAGGTTTTGTACAACGCCACACACATATTTTAGTTTTATCTAATTCCGAAACTCTAGGAGCCATATTTTCTACATCGTTTCGCATACATTAAGAACATAGATGATTTTCTCTACCATTGGTTTTAGTTTCATGATCCAATGGTACTGCTTAGGGATtctttcaatgaatttatatttgTTAAAGGAAGCTACTTTATTTTGGGCGCCAGAGCAAGTCAACAAGCAATTAGGTAGAGGGAGAAAAGGTGTGGTTGTGCATTTGACATGAAGATATGGCTACCAAACACTACTTAAGTTGcaatgaaattatatattgcCTAGCCCCCAATGGGCGGGTAGCAAATCACCTTGTGAAATCagaaaatgaatttttaaatttaaaaatcaggAAATTCAGTACAGTACTAATAACTGCAACGAGTAGTGAGATAAAGGTTTACTGAAATTAATTCTGAGAAAAGCATTTTACCCTTCCAAGCACTGTTTGGAGAAACCGGATGATTTAATAGGCACAAGACGATCAGTCATATTTCAATCTTTTGTTAACCGATTCCTTAGTAGAGATTGATGAGCTCCCACTTGATCCCGCGCCATCAAAATGTTCAGTAGTTCGCTTCATATGGATGGCACTCTCTGCATTTGCTGATTCGGGGAGAGCACAATGAGGGTCTTCCATAGGCTCATAAAGAGAAATGCTATTGTAGGAGTTGTCGTCGTCTTCTGCTTTCACCAAGCGCACCCCACACTTCTTCAGCTTCAAGCATTTGTTGGTTTCTGGCCCCGAACAAAAAGtcttgaatgaaaactcaatttGATGGAAACCTCCCTTCCAATAATTCCTAGGATCATAGCCTTTAAAAGAAAGATAGAGTAACCAAAGGTGATCTGACTGAATTTGGCCGGCTTTATGATAATAAACCCCTTCCACAAGCAAAGACGTTTTGCCACTCATCGATCCAGTTACTGTCGAAAGAcatttaattccacatgcatgaCATTCTAAAGAATCAATTTCAAGGGCAGCTGGGTTTTCTTGTGGTGCAAAAACAGCACATAAAGCAAATCCCATCAACTTGCTTCTAGTTGGATGTACATCATCAGGCAGCGTCACAATTATTGAATCTCCCGCTCTTTGAATATTGAACCACTCTGGCATTTCACTTCCAGGAGTTACAATATTGAAACTGTGAATGACGAAAGGAGGGGTTCCCT
This genomic stretch from Pyrus communis chromosome 2, drPyrComm1.1, whole genome shotgun sequence harbors:
- the LOC137724407 gene encoding uncharacterized protein, with protein sequence MIFSMLQQFLQGTPPFVIHSFNIVTPGSEMPEWFNIQRAGDSIIVTLPDDVHPTRSKLMGFALCAVFAPQENPAALEIDSLECHACGIKCLSTVTGSMSGKTSLLVEGVYYHKAGQIQSDHLWLLYLSFKGYDPRNYWKGGFHQIEFSFKTFCSGPETNKCLKLKKCGVRLVKAEDDDNSYNSISLYEPMEDPHCALPESANAESAIHMKRTTEHFDGAGSSGSSSISTKESVNKRLKYD